In Helianthus annuus cultivar XRQ/B chromosome 9, HanXRQr2.0-SUNRISE, whole genome shotgun sequence, the following are encoded in one genomic region:
- the LOC110880125 gene encoding F-box/kelch-repeat protein At1g80440 codes for MELIPGLPNDIGLECLTRLPHTAFSAAASVCRSWKSQISHPSFRNHRKSAGLTRRIVVMVQSQVDPNRKHGLRKYSAAPVYRLTVFEPETGNWTELPPIPGFSDGLPLFCQVAPVGFNLVVMGGLNPDNWEAGNFVFVFNFLSATWRRGPDMPGCTRSFFGCASDNERRVFVAGGHDNEKNALRSGMVYDMAEDDWTLLPDMADERDECKGVFHCGKFYVIGGYNTLMQGQFGKSAEGFDPVTWRWGPTEGEFLGDDTCPRTCVDGGNGAMYMYQDGAVVALDRSSRTRIPSEMDSVPCLIECGGRLLAVGSVGFGRSHGVYVLDLESATWVKADVREEYSGHVQSGCCLEV; via the coding sequence ATGGAGCTTATACCCGGTTTACCCAATGATATCGGGTTAGAATGCCTAACCCGCCTTCCTCACACCGCCTTCTCAGCCGCCGCCTCCGTCTGCCGGAGCTGGAAGTCACAAATCTCACACCCATCGTTCCGTAACCACCGCAAGTCCGCCGGACTCACCCGGCGTATCGTCGTCATGGTGCAGTCGCAAGTTGACCCGAACCGGAAACACGGGTTAAGAAAGTATTCAGCTGCTCCAGTTTACCGGTTAACTGTTTTCGAACCGGAAACCGGTAACTGGACCGAGTTACCGCCGATTCCCGGTTTCTCCGACGGGTTACCGCTTTTTTGTCAAGTAGCTCCGGTCGGGTTTAATCTTGTGGTTATGGGTGGGTTAAACCCGGATAATTGGGAGGCGGGTAATTTTGTATTTGTGTTTAACTTTTTGTCTGCCACGTGGCGGCGTGGGCCCGATATGCCAGGGTGTACAAGGTCGTTTTTTGGGTGTGCGTCGGATAACGAGCGGAGGGTGTTTGTGGCGGGTGGACATGATAACGAGAAGAATGCGCTTCGGTCGGGGATGGTGTATGACATGGCGGAAGATGATTGGACGTTGTTACCTGACATGGCGGATGAGCGGGACGAGTGTAAAGGTGTGTTCCACTGTGGAAAGTTTTATGTGATTGGTGGGTATAATACGTTAATGCAAGGGCAGTTTGGGAAAAGCGCGGAGGGTTTTGACCCGGTGACGTGGCGGTGGGGCCCGACGGAAGGTGAGTTTTtgggtgatgacacgtgtccaaggACTTGCGTGGATGGTGGTAATGGGGCGATGTATATGTATCAAGATGGTGCGGTTGTTGCACTTGATCGTTCGTCTAGAACGAGGATACCGAGTGAGATGGATAGTGTACCTTGTTTGATTGAATGTGGCGGGCGGTTGTTGGCCGTTGGATCTGTTGGATTTGGTAGAAGCCACGGTGTGTACGTGTTGGATTTGGAGAGCGCCACGTGGGTTAAGGCGGATGTGCGGGAGGAATATTCCGGCCATGTTCAGTCTGGTTGTTGTTTGGAAGTATGA
- the LOC110880123 gene encoding uncharacterized protein LOC110880123 produces MDEYSRSSGRQSSRPVLKSVLSGKSTPRGSPSFRRLSSSRTPRRDGRSNGFNTDCFRSNRIVLWLLLITLWAYAGFYIQSRWAHGDNNEGIFGGSDEIEKSDGSSDLSVSNDALTDEVKISVNESDVKKIDMVMQGNDSRVLHRILSVKKTSKRSRRRSSSRSKRGNKKKVSQTENSNDVEVQEEEIPQTNSTYGMLVGPFGSIEDQVLEWSPAKRSGTCDRGSQFARLVWSRKFVLIFHELSMTGAPLSMMELASELLSCGATISVVALSRRGGLLPELSRKGIKVLEDKDKLSFKAASKADLVIAGSAVCASWIEQYLDHSMAGTRQLVWWIMENRREYFDRSKLVLNRVKTLAFLSESQSKQWLDWCEEENIKFKHVPSIVPLSVNEELAFVAGISCSLNTPAFTTEKMLEKKLLLRKSVREEMGLKDSDMLVMALSSINPAKGHLLLLESVHMATNKMPGGTVDDVESFKKKLRGSEEKKVKDVKLLIGSVGSKSNKVIYVKSLLGFVSNHSGLINSVMWTPATTRVASLYSAADVYVINSQGIGETFGRVTIEAMAFGIPVLGTDAGGTKEIVEHNVTGLLHPIGHPGTPVLSKHLQYLLKNPSERQRLALKGREKVKKMYLKKHMYKAFWQVLYNTMKIG; encoded by the exons ATGGATGAATATAGTAGGAGCTCAGGGAGACAATCATCACGGCCGGTTTTAAAATCCGTATTATCTGGTAAATCAACGCCTAGAGGTTCTCCGTCGTTTAGAAGATTAAGCTCGAGTCGGACTCCTAGAAGAGATGGGAGGAGCAATGGATTTAATACTGATTGTTTCAGAAGCAACAGGATAGTACTTTGGCTGCTTTTGATCACTCTTTGGGCTTATGCTGGATTCTATATCCAGTCAAGGTGGGCTCATGGTGATAATAATGAAGGTATTTTTGGCGGAAGTGATGAGATAGAGAAAAGTGATGGAAGTTCGGATTTGAGTGTGAGTAATGATGCATTGACGGATGAGGTTAAGATCAGTGTCAATGAGTCTGATGTGAAGAAGATCGATATGGTCATGCAAGGTAATGACAGTCGTGTATTGCATAGGATTTTATCAGTGAAAAAAACGAGTAAAAGATCAAGACGTAGGTCTAGTTCTCGTTCAAAACGTGGTAACAAGAAAAAGGTTTCGCAAACTGAAAACAGTAATGATGTTGAAGTTCAAGAAGAAGAAATTCCTCAAACGAATTCGACTTACGGGATGCTTGTCGGCCCGTTTGGTTCGATTGAAGACCAGGTTTTGGAATGGAGTCCTGCGAAGAGATCCGGAACATGTGATAGAGGAAGTCAATTTGCTCGGCTTGTTTGGTCAAGAAAATTTGTTTTGATATTTCATGAGCTTTCAATGACCGGAGCTCCACTTTCGATGATGGAGTTGGCTTCAGAGCTTTTGAGTTGTGGAGCCACAATTTCTGTAGTTGCTCTTAGCAGAAGAGGTGGATTGCTTCCGGAACTTTCTAGAAAAGGAATTAAAGTTCTTGAAGATAAAGATAAACTCAGTTTCAAAGCGGCCTCGAAAGCAGATCTTGTTATAGCAGGTTCAGCTGTCTGTGCATCATGGATTG AACAGTATCTTGACCATTCAATGGCGGGAACACGACAACTTGTTTGGTGGATCATGGAAAACCGACGGGAATATTTTGACCGATCTAAGCTTGTTCTGAATCGCGTTAAAACATTAGCATTTCTCTCCGAATCACAATCTAAGCAATGGCTAGATTGGTGTGAAGAagaaaatattaaatttaaacaTGTGCCCTCTATAGTTCCACTTTCTGTCAACGAGGAACTAGCTTTCGTAGCTGGAATTTCTTGTTCCCTAAATACCCCTGCATTCACCACCGAAAAAATGCTCGAAAAGAAACTTTTGTTAAGAAAATCAGTCAGAGAAGAAATGGGGTTAAAAGATAGTGATATGCTTGTTATGGCATTAAGTAGTATAAACCCTGCAAAGGGTCATCTATTGCTTCTTGAATCGGTACACATGGCGACTAATAAAATGCCAGGTGGCACGGTTGATGACGttgaaagttttaaaaaaaagttgAGGGGGAGTGAAGAAAAGAAGGTGAAAGATGTTAAGCTTCTAATTGGTTCAGTTGGGTCAAAGAGTAATAAGGTTATTTATGTCAAATCACTTCTTGGTTTCGTTTCGAATCATTCGGGTTTGATAAATTCAGTTATGTGGACTCCCGCAACAACACGGGTTGCTTCACTTTATTCTGCAGCAGACGTTTATGTTATAAATTCCCAG GGGATCGGAGAAACATTCGGAAGAGTAACAATTGAAGCAATGGCATTTGGTATACCG GTGCTTGGAACAGATGCAGGAGGTACAAAAGAGATTGTTGAACACAATGTAACTGGTCTTCTGCATCCCATTGGGCACCCAGGAACCCCTGTTCTTTCCAAACACCTTCAGTATTTACTTAAAAACCCATCAGAACGACAGCGTTTGGCACTTAAAGGGAGAGAAAAAGTGAAGAAAATGTACCTGAAAAAGCACATGTATAAAGCCTTTTGGCAAGTTCTTTACAACACCATGAAAATTGGTTAA